One part of the Candidatus Eisenbacteria bacterium genome encodes these proteins:
- a CDS encoding PAS domain-containing sensor histidine kinase: MAAEPVPSSSETEFAPAEREDRLTVESQARDIVSDASFTAMLEAMPTPAVVLNPRRQIVAANRKFLEMLGAGAVAQVLSRRPGEAVGCMHAFETPGGCGTSRSCSVCGAVRSILDCFECRGSVTQECRIRSREAEGAGAFDFRVQCTFMQVNGQDYAVLAVADISAEKRRQVLERTFFHDVLNECGGVHGIAQLLIAEGIDPQAEREFKHSLLRISTALGDDIRAHRQMLDAERGELVVTPEDIRPQDLLEDVASGYRGHAVARDRSIVVEPCKAQSVRTDRALLRRILGNLVKNALEAVEPGETVTVSAEEGNDEVMFWVKNPGVMPEEVQLQVFQRSFSTKGGEGRGIGTYGVKLFGERYLGGRVEFVSCEGIGTIFTCSLPREGPAR; the protein is encoded by the coding sequence ATGGCCGCAGAACCCGTGCCCTCGAGCTCGGAGACCGAATTCGCGCCGGCCGAGCGCGAGGATCGCCTCACCGTGGAGTCCCAGGCGCGGGACATCGTCAGCGATGCGTCCTTCACGGCGATGTTGGAGGCCATGCCCACGCCGGCCGTGGTCCTCAATCCGCGTCGCCAGATCGTCGCCGCGAACCGGAAGTTCCTGGAAATGCTGGGAGCGGGCGCGGTGGCCCAAGTCCTCTCCAGGCGCCCCGGCGAGGCCGTGGGCTGCATGCACGCATTCGAGACTCCCGGGGGCTGCGGCACCTCGCGCTCCTGCTCGGTGTGCGGGGCGGTGCGCTCGATCCTCGATTGTTTCGAATGCCGCGGGAGCGTGACGCAGGAATGCCGGATCCGCAGCCGCGAGGCGGAGGGCGCCGGTGCCTTCGACTTCCGCGTCCAGTGCACCTTCATGCAGGTGAACGGCCAGGACTACGCCGTTCTCGCCGTCGCGGACATCAGCGCGGAGAAGCGCCGGCAGGTGCTGGAACGAACCTTCTTCCACGACGTGCTCAATGAATGCGGCGGCGTGCACGGCATCGCACAACTGCTGATCGCGGAGGGCATCGACCCCCAGGCCGAGCGCGAGTTCAAGCACAGTCTCCTGCGCATCTCCACGGCCCTCGGCGACGACATCCGCGCCCACCGCCAGATGCTGGACGCCGAACGCGGCGAACTGGTAGTCACGCCCGAGGACATACGGCCGCAGGACCTCCTGGAGGACGTGGCGTCGGGCTACCGCGGCCACGCCGTGGCCCGGGATCGCAGCATCGTGGTCGAACCCTGCAAGGCGCAGTCCGTGCGCACCGACCGCGCCCTGCTGCGGCGCATCCTGGGGAACCTGGTGAAGAACGCCCTCGAAGCGGTGGAGCCGGGTGAGACCGTCACCGTCTCTGCCGAGGAGGGGAACGACGAGGTGATGTTCTGGGTGAAGAACCCGGGGGTGATGCCGGAGGAGGTTCAGCTCCAGGTGTTCCAGCGATCGTTCAGCACCAAGGGCGGCGAAGGCCGCGGGATCGGCACCTACGGCGTGAAGCTCTTCGGGGAGCGCTACCTGGGCGGGCGCGTGGAGTTCGTCAGCTGCGAGGGGATCGGGACCATCTTCACCTGTTCCCTGCCCAGGGAAGGGCCCGCGCGCTAG
- a CDS encoding N-acetyltransferase family protein: protein MRIHPLAREHWDEVRAIYEDGIATGNATFETGAPSWEVWDRSHLEAARLVAEEDGRVLGWAALSRVSDRCAYAGVAEGSVYVAAAHRGRGVGRALTAALIEASESAGIWTLQAGVFPENAGSLALLGACGFREVGRRVRLGRLRGVWRDVLLLERRSPRVGA, encoded by the coding sequence ATGCGGATTCACCCGCTGGCCCGGGAGCACTGGGACGAGGTGCGCGCGATCTACGAGGACGGCATCGCCACCGGCAACGCCACTTTCGAGACCGGGGCACCCTCGTGGGAGGTGTGGGACCGGTCGCACCTCGAAGCGGCGAGGCTGGTGGCGGAGGAGGACGGGCGGGTGCTGGGGTGGGCGGCGCTCTCGCGCGTCTCGGACCGCTGCGCGTACGCGGGCGTGGCCGAGGGCAGCGTGTACGTGGCCGCCGCACACCGCGGGCGCGGTGTGGGCCGTGCGCTCACTGCGGCGCTGATCGAGGCCTCGGAGTCTGCCGGCATCTGGACCCTGCAGGCGGGCGTATTCCCGGAGAACGCCGGCAGCCTGGCGCTCCTCGGCGCCTGCGGGTTCCGCGAGGTGGGCCGCCGGGTGCGGCTGGGCCGGTTGCGCGGCGTGTGGCGGGACGTGCTGCTGCTCGAACGGCGGAGTCCCCGGGTCGGGGCCTAG